One stretch of Corynebacterium auriscanis DNA includes these proteins:
- a CDS encoding cystathionine gamma-synthase, whose protein sequence is MSHQHQSGFDTSAIHAGYEPDGHMGSINVPIYASTTFAQNAPNDLRGGFEYGRVANPTVTSLANTIAALEGASHGKVFASGMAATDLLLRAILRPGDHLVMGHDAYGGTYRLISTVFVEWGVEFSVVDTTKPDEVAAALQPNTKLVWLETPTNPLLAVTDISAVAGVVRAHESTPRLIVDNTFASPYLQRPLDLGADVVLYSTTKYFGGHSDVIGGAVVSNDAQLDEALDFLLGGVGPTASPFDAYLVARGIKTLGVRMDRHCSNAQTVAEFLEQRPEVTEVLYPGLKSHPGHEVAARQGTGKGFGGMISLRFGSEEKALAFCQATRLICLAESLGGVESLLEHPPTMTHQSVAGSQLEVPRDLVRISVGIENVEDLLADVEQALERI, encoded by the coding sequence ATGAGTCACCAGCACCAATCAGGTTTTGATACCAGCGCCATCCACGCGGGATACGAACCAGATGGCCACATGGGATCCATCAATGTACCTATTTATGCCTCCACAACTTTCGCGCAAAACGCTCCGAACGATCTGCGGGGTGGGTTCGAATACGGGCGCGTAGCCAATCCGACCGTCACGTCCTTGGCTAATACCATCGCAGCGCTGGAAGGCGCCAGCCATGGCAAAGTTTTCGCTTCCGGCATGGCGGCGACCGATCTTTTGCTGCGTGCCATTTTGCGCCCAGGTGATCACTTGGTGATGGGCCACGATGCTTACGGTGGAACCTACCGCCTGATCAGCACTGTGTTTGTGGAATGGGGCGTGGAGTTTTCGGTTGTCGATACCACCAAGCCCGATGAGGTTGCCGCCGCCTTGCAGCCCAATACCAAGCTGGTGTGGTTGGAGACCCCCACCAATCCGCTGCTGGCCGTCACCGATATCTCGGCCGTCGCCGGTGTTGTTCGTGCGCACGAATCCACTCCGCGTCTGATCGTGGACAATACCTTCGCCTCCCCATACCTCCAGCGGCCTTTGGACTTGGGAGCGGACGTAGTTCTTTACTCTACGACCAAGTACTTCGGTGGACACTCGGATGTCATTGGTGGCGCCGTGGTCTCCAACGATGCACAGCTGGACGAGGCACTTGACTTCCTGCTCGGTGGGGTTGGGCCCACTGCTTCACCATTCGACGCCTACCTGGTCGCCCGCGGCATAAAGACCCTTGGGGTGCGGATGGATCGGCACTGTTCGAACGCGCAGACCGTGGCGGAGTTTTTAGAGCAACGCCCTGAGGTGACTGAAGTCCTGTATCCCGGCCTGAAGTCCCACCCAGGCCACGAGGTGGCTGCACGTCAGGGCACGGGCAAGGGCTTTGGGGGAATGATTTCTCTCCGATTCGGCTCGGAGGAAAAGGCGCTGGCATTCTGCCAGGCCACAAGGCTCATCTGTCTGGCCGAATCCCTCGGTGGCGTGGAAAGCCTGCTGGAGCATCCCCCCACTATGACGCACCAATCGGTCGCGGGTTCTCAGCTGGAGGTGCCCCGCGACTTGGTGCGAATCTCCGTCGGCATTGAAAACGTGGAGGACCTCCTGGCGGATGTGGAGCAGGCCCTAGAGCGGATTTAG
- a CDS encoding EXLDI protein: MPNKTIYISDSDLPLADRAAELAGGLSPAVVEGLKLYLRHNDVAERGFHEVHVVDRTDGVETRKVFHGHQLARLSQSHDGRRIEWTSYLTPKGNLAVVRSEHPDFVAVARGAGTAGPNAGRKAAGSWGNDAPSGSPTSPSAGGTRGTDLFPNDLIDLAFRSFDKATGRDGRSPYRPQVDVDLSYLANSANRIISDLVNGTNDRGRSFRGDGSVAPGDKSNDGSMENSDKESRKGFGEVVDHRADSAATETAGSADGSGNSLHVHTEGSEAAPEGGTHASIIRDELAAYHELEVFADLEKLQEAAFRRTKTVPAPFIAATERALDNPETEYLDI; the protein is encoded by the coding sequence ATGCCTAACAAGACCATTTACATTTCCGATAGCGACCTGCCCCTCGCAGACCGCGCAGCAGAGCTCGCAGGTGGCCTCTCTCCTGCTGTCGTCGAGGGGTTGAAGCTATACCTGCGGCATAACGATGTAGCAGAGCGCGGGTTCCATGAGGTTCACGTGGTCGATCGCACCGATGGCGTCGAAACAAGAAAGGTCTTCCACGGCCACCAGCTAGCCCGCCTGTCCCAATCCCACGACGGCCGGCGGATCGAATGGACCAGCTACCTCACCCCCAAGGGCAACCTGGCAGTAGTCCGGTCCGAACACCCCGATTTCGTGGCCGTGGCACGCGGTGCGGGCACGGCGGGGCCGAATGCTGGCCGTAAGGCTGCCGGCTCGTGGGGTAACGACGCCCCCTCGGGCTCCCCCACCTCACCTTCCGCTGGGGGCACACGGGGCACGGACCTGTTCCCCAATGACCTCATCGACCTAGCCTTCCGCTCCTTCGACAAAGCCACCGGTCGCGATGGGCGCAGCCCCTACCGCCCACAAGTCGATGTGGACCTCAGCTATTTGGCGAATAGCGCTAACCGGATCATCAGCGACCTGGTGAATGGCACCAACGATCGCGGCCGGTCGTTCCGCGGGGACGGCAGTGTGGCGCCTGGCGATAAGTCCAACGACGGTTCCATGGAAAATTCGGACAAGGAATCCCGCAAGGGCTTCGGAGAGGTGGTCGATCACCGCGCGGATTCCGCGGCGACGGAGACGGCGGGAAGCGCTGATGGTTCCGGCAACTCCCTCCACGTGCACACAGAGGGCTCCGAAGCAGCGCCGGAGGGGGGAACCCACGCTTCCATCATTCGCGATGAGCTAGCCGCGTACCACGAGTTAGAGGTATTCGCGGATCTTGAAAAGCTGCAGGAAGCCGCCTTCCGCCGAACTAAAACGGTCCCCGCACCATTCATCGCAGCTACCGAGCGGGCACTGGATAACCCAGAAACCGAGTACCTGGATATCTAA
- a CDS encoding SDR family oxidoreductase, translated as MSVTENLKDNARTRFAVVTGASAGIGESTAELLARDGWRVILAARRQEKLQEVAQRINGTNPGGGIVLALDVTDKQSIERFAQDVQDVVAQVPGGALELLVNNAGGARGFEPILDTDPEDWRWMFEANVMGTLEVTRALFSQLERGKAPQIINVVSVAGRGAYRNGAGYNAAKFGETALTDVMRMEFAEHNVRVCQVDPGRVSTDFSVNRFKGDVERAAEVYADKLNLVAADIGETIRWIADRPAHMDVESIMIRPLDQV; from the coding sequence ATGAGTGTTACAGAGAATCTAAAAGATAACGCACGCACGCGCTTCGCCGTTGTGACCGGAGCTAGCGCGGGAATCGGTGAATCCACGGCTGAATTGCTGGCAAGGGATGGCTGGCGGGTAATTCTGGCTGCGCGCAGACAAGAGAAACTGCAGGAAGTCGCCCAGCGGATCAACGGCACTAATCCTGGTGGCGGAATTGTGCTGGCGCTCGATGTGACCGACAAGCAATCGATTGAGCGGTTCGCCCAGGATGTGCAGGACGTGGTTGCGCAGGTGCCGGGTGGTGCGCTGGAGCTGCTGGTGAACAATGCCGGTGGCGCGCGTGGGTTTGAACCGATTCTGGATACCGATCCGGAGGATTGGCGTTGGATGTTTGAGGCCAACGTGATGGGCACCTTAGAGGTTACTCGCGCTCTGTTTTCGCAGCTAGAGCGCGGTAAGGCCCCGCAAATTATCAACGTGGTTTCCGTGGCTGGGCGCGGTGCTTATCGCAACGGCGCGGGCTACAACGCGGCCAAGTTTGGCGAGACGGCCCTGACGGACGTGATGCGCATGGAATTCGCAGAGCACAACGTTCGGGTGTGCCAGGTGGATCCGGGGCGCGTGTCAACCGATTTCAGCGTCAATCGCTTTAAGGGCGATGTCGAACGGGCGGCCGAGGTCTACGCGGACAAGCTGAACCTCGTTGCCGCCGATATTGGCGAAACCATTCGGTGGATCGCTGACCGGCCGGCGCACATGGATGTGGAATCCATCATGATCCGTCCGCTGGATCAGGTGTAG
- a CDS encoding MFS transporter, translating into MQSRTQTTPLLLMAIATGLCAGGNYVNQPLLADFSATFGVSDSMAAATVTVLQGMYALGLILLVPLGDKFNRKTLALTLLGLAAAGHFLATISPTFWVLVIGLAIAGLFSTAAQVLVPYAADLAPEGQAGQAMGTVLSGLLAGILLARTVSGILGQIAGIRLPYATLTLALVLVGIALWRSLPSDTKPHSATESIDLRRVYSSMLELALTQPRVRTRSLISALAFASVAAMMATMTALLAGKPFFLSTGVIGLIGLAGVVGALAARPVGKLGDQNRSGLATALSFGSLVIGWIISIFGAHHLWAVIVAFLFVDFGLQSMHVTGMAIVTSTVPGARARLNSLYMFIYFLGATAGSLIGAVAWHHWQWPGVVGAGLILVGILGVVYIWDTAIVRRAAATPDPADGS; encoded by the coding sequence ATGCAATCCAGAACCCAGACAACGCCCTTACTGCTCATGGCCATTGCTACGGGTCTGTGCGCTGGTGGCAATTATGTTAACCAACCGCTGCTGGCCGATTTCAGCGCGACTTTTGGGGTTTCCGATTCCATGGCTGCCGCCACAGTGACGGTATTGCAGGGAATGTATGCCCTAGGTCTGATCCTGTTGGTGCCCCTCGGGGATAAATTCAACCGCAAAACCCTCGCTTTAACCCTCCTTGGGCTCGCTGCGGCCGGGCACTTCCTCGCCACCATTAGTCCCACTTTCTGGGTCTTGGTCATAGGTCTAGCGATCGCAGGTTTATTCAGCACCGCCGCCCAAGTGCTAGTCCCGTATGCGGCCGATTTAGCCCCGGAGGGGCAAGCCGGCCAGGCCATGGGCACCGTGCTTTCCGGACTATTGGCGGGCATTCTTTTGGCGCGAACCGTTTCGGGAATCCTGGGGCAAATCGCCGGTATTCGTTTACCTTACGCCACACTAACCCTGGCATTAGTGCTGGTGGGAATCGCATTATGGCGTTCGCTACCCTCGGATACCAAACCCCACTCGGCTACGGAATCCATTGATCTACGCAGGGTTTATTCCTCCATGCTGGAACTGGCCCTCACCCAACCGCGCGTTCGCACACGCTCCCTGATAAGCGCCCTCGCGTTCGCTTCCGTTGCCGCGATGATGGCCACCATGACCGCGCTGCTGGCGGGCAAGCCGTTCTTCCTTTCCACGGGTGTGATCGGGCTGATTGGTTTGGCCGGTGTGGTGGGCGCCTTGGCAGCTCGCCCCGTGGGGAAGCTGGGTGATCAAAACCGTTCGGGACTTGCCACTGCCCTGTCGTTTGGCTCGTTGGTGATCGGGTGGATCATCTCTATTTTCGGTGCACACCACCTGTGGGCGGTCATTGTTGCGTTCCTGTTCGTGGACTTTGGACTGCAATCGATGCACGTCACGGGCATGGCTATCGTCACATCAACCGTCCCCGGCGCCCGGGCCCGGTTGAATTCCCTTTACATGTTCATTTATTTCCTCGGTGCCACAGCTGGGTCCTTGATCGGCGCCGTCGCGTGGCACCACTGGCAGTGGCCCGGGGTTGTCGGCGCAGGCCTGATCCTCGTGGGCATCCTCGGCGTGGTTTATATCTGGGATACCGCTATCGTTCGTCGCGCGGCGGCTACACCTGATCCAGCGGACGGATCATGA
- a CDS encoding alkaline phosphatase D family protein: protein MNSPADKAQRELTRRGFLRVSGLTVAAAGAGFVARGTATAQSSFGGTFGSSAGSSFGAPLLPKRPVISHGVASGEMTNSGAVIWTRADRPARMVVEAATNGRFKNAKTFRAPVPLTPATDGTGRVRLSGFPAGRDIHYRVFLEDMYTGMRSAPVAGTFRTVPVTARDIRFLWSGDVAGQGYGINPKIGGMVGWATMAKRNPHFFLHSGDVVYADGPIEEKVTLEDGRVWHNLVSEETSKVAETLKEFRGRYAYNLRDEHYRNFNAHVPQLVQWDDHETTNNWYPGEILTDDKYMEKRVDVLSARSIRAFHEWQPVDTKTAVDGRIYRKVSYGPLLEVFILDMRSYKDENTKHTKDNKEAGWILGDKQRQWLIDGVKKSKATWKIIANDLPIGIVVPDGETAQEGVSSGTPGKPVGREQEIATVLSAIKNVKNVVWLTADVHYCAAHEYHPDRAAFQDFSPFWEFVSGPLNAGAFGPNKMDSTFGPEVVFSHTPDQPNRSPLDDYQHFGEVDIDGQSRELTVRLISTRGQVLYTKTLPAKC, encoded by the coding sequence TTGAATTCCCCAGCTGACAAGGCGCAGCGCGAACTCACACGCCGCGGTTTCCTAAGAGTATCCGGCCTTACGGTCGCAGCCGCGGGTGCAGGATTCGTTGCACGTGGTACGGCAACAGCACAGTCCAGTTTTGGAGGCACATTCGGATCGTCCGCGGGAAGCTCCTTCGGAGCTCCCTTGCTGCCAAAGCGACCCGTGATTAGCCACGGTGTGGCGTCGGGTGAAATGACAAACAGCGGTGCAGTGATCTGGACCCGCGCCGATCGCCCCGCACGAATGGTGGTGGAAGCGGCGACGAATGGCCGGTTCAAGAATGCGAAAACGTTCCGGGCACCGGTCCCGTTGACTCCCGCGACGGATGGCACGGGACGTGTGCGGTTGTCTGGCTTTCCGGCGGGGCGCGACATCCACTACCGAGTGTTCCTGGAGGACATGTACACGGGGATGCGCTCTGCGCCAGTAGCGGGAACGTTCCGGACCGTTCCGGTGACCGCACGGGATATCCGTTTCCTCTGGTCGGGAGATGTGGCCGGGCAGGGATACGGCATTAACCCAAAGATTGGCGGCATGGTCGGTTGGGCAACCATGGCCAAGCGCAACCCGCATTTCTTCCTGCACTCGGGCGATGTTGTGTATGCCGATGGGCCGATTGAGGAAAAGGTCACGTTGGAAGACGGGCGCGTGTGGCACAACCTGGTCAGCGAGGAAACGTCCAAGGTGGCCGAAACCCTGAAGGAATTCCGCGGGCGCTATGCCTACAACCTGCGCGATGAGCACTACCGCAATTTCAACGCGCACGTGCCACAGCTGGTGCAGTGGGATGACCACGAAACCACGAACAACTGGTATCCGGGGGAGATCCTGACAGACGATAAGTACATGGAAAAGCGCGTGGATGTGCTGTCGGCGCGTTCGATCCGGGCTTTCCACGAGTGGCAGCCGGTGGATACCAAAACGGCAGTGGATGGGCGCATTTACCGCAAGGTTTCCTACGGGCCGCTGCTGGAGGTGTTCATCCTGGATATGCGCAGCTACAAGGATGAAAACACAAAGCACACCAAGGACAACAAGGAAGCCGGTTGGATCTTGGGCGATAAACAGCGGCAGTGGCTGATCGACGGGGTGAAGAAGTCGAAGGCTACGTGGAAGATCATTGCCAATGACCTACCGATCGGCATTGTCGTTCCCGATGGGGAGACAGCGCAGGAGGGCGTGTCGTCCGGCACTCCGGGCAAGCCGGTGGGGCGGGAGCAGGAGATCGCCACGGTGCTGTCCGCGATCAAGAACGTGAAGAATGTGGTGTGGCTGACCGCGGATGTGCACTACTGCGCGGCGCACGAGTACCACCCGGACCGGGCGGCGTTCCAGGATTTCTCCCCGTTCTGGGAGTTCGTCTCTGGCCCGCTAAATGCTGGCGCGTTCGGGCCGAACAAGATGGATTCGACCTTTGGCCCGGAGGTCGTGTTCTCCCACACCCCGGATCAGCCGAACCGTTCCCCGCTGGATGATTACCAGCACTTTGGTGAGGTGGACATCGATGGCCAGTCCCGAGAGTTGACGGTGCGTTTGATCAGCACCCGCGGCCAGGTGCTGTACACGAAGACGTTGCCGGCGAAGTGCTAG
- a CDS encoding YbjQ family protein, with the protein MIVSTTGTIDGHKIENYIRIVAGESVVGINMFKDIGAGFRNIVGGRSSSYEGEINNAREEALREMVDRAIQLGANGVVGVKVDCESLGQGGMIMVTATGTAVQLS; encoded by the coding sequence ATGATTGTCAGTACCACCGGAACCATTGACGGCCACAAGATCGAAAACTACATCCGCATCGTTGCAGGCGAATCAGTCGTGGGCATCAACATGTTCAAGGACATCGGAGCGGGATTCCGCAACATCGTGGGTGGGCGCTCCTCCAGCTACGAAGGCGAGATCAACAACGCGCGCGAGGAAGCCCTGCGCGAAATGGTCGACCGTGCCATCCAGTTGGGTGCCAACGGTGTAGTAGGTGTGAAGGTCGACTGCGAATCCCTGGGCCAGGGCGGCATGATCATGGTCACCGCCACCGGCACCGCCGTCCAGCTCAGCTAG
- a CDS encoding DUF3427 domain-containing protein: MQLPLHQSEPTFSPEFVEKAVRYGFLDSNSITPACYHPELISNNDERTMLAAIIKELKRCDSFYFSVAFVTTSALALLKQHLLDFKGKGVIYTSTYLDFNEPAMFEELLLLENIEVRVLKDTIDAFHSKGYIFESDDSTTAIIGSSNLTNFALTQNAEWNMKFSALPDGDITTQLRSAIESLRKDSEQLTREWIAHYEKHRKIRPHPELVDTGVEQVVPVGNIYPNKMQRQALENLASLWRKGESRAIIISATGTGKTILAALAARAVKPERMLFVVHREQILNKAIEEFKRVFEKDDEAFGKYVGLDRDLEAPFVFSTVQTLSRDENMRVFSPDHFDVVIIDESHRADAVTYRKILEYLTPKHLIGLTATPERTDGFNIFELFDHNIAYEIRLQEALENKMLVPFSYYGIHEGSDTAGRPIGDRTGENARLESGRIDQVVTALRKYGHVRDARGLIFCSSKKEAHWLATGLSGQIVYDEQNSAPLRVATLTGDDPMEVREATVAKLEAGELDYISTVDIFNEGIDIPCINQVVMMRETQSSIVFTQQLGRGLRKFAGKDHLRVLDFIGNYASNFHIPIALFGKSSGNKDEVAQRTRKAAKGSPVAGASSVSFDEIAQERIFESLAKAKIDSIARLKEDYTNLRFRLGQQPWRVDFARFDTLDPVAFSLSQGKSSSNRKGYWNFLKKTIKVEQSLTEFQGNVLQFLDQELLNGKRIHENVVFEYLLQHGSVSYVQMRNLFESEGLGYFKTTPRTVERILTLEFFVQTERNSVGNISLVSTSGEDDNRTLKIVPELQRAYNEDGYFRKHIDDINETARFLNLHRYNKADGPLIGRRYSRKDVCRLLNWANNEYSTMYGYSKDEDTNTCPIFVTYQKTATISASTQYEDEFLNNKTMNWFSKNRRSLARSALEQEIASGSLHLELFVKNDDFEGTGFFYVGPVKPRDAVDTTIRGDKGEEVSIVNMKLDLAQPMGNDLLMFFETAAMRREPKASTLSEESPSV; the protein is encoded by the coding sequence ATGCAATTACCACTGCACCAGTCCGAACCAACATTCTCCCCAGAGTTCGTGGAAAAGGCCGTCCGTTACGGTTTCCTCGATTCGAATTCCATAACGCCCGCTTGTTACCACCCCGAGTTGATTAGCAACAACGACGAGCGAACCATGCTCGCGGCAATCATCAAAGAGCTAAAGCGCTGCGATTCTTTCTACTTCTCGGTCGCTTTTGTCACGACCTCCGCGCTCGCGCTGCTCAAACAGCATCTTCTTGATTTCAAGGGTAAAGGAGTTATCTACACCTCTACGTACCTAGACTTCAATGAACCGGCCATGTTCGAAGAGTTGCTCCTTCTCGAAAATATCGAGGTCCGGGTGTTGAAAGACACCATCGATGCGTTTCATTCGAAGGGCTACATCTTTGAATCCGATGATTCCACGACAGCCATCATTGGTAGTTCAAACCTGACGAACTTCGCCCTCACACAGAACGCTGAATGGAACATGAAGTTCTCTGCATTGCCAGATGGTGACATCACCACCCAACTGCGCAGTGCGATCGAAAGTCTTCGGAAGGATTCAGAACAGCTCACTCGAGAGTGGATCGCTCACTACGAAAAGCACCGGAAGATTCGCCCGCATCCCGAGCTCGTCGACACGGGCGTTGAGCAAGTTGTGCCCGTTGGGAATATCTATCCGAACAAAATGCAGCGCCAAGCGTTGGAGAACCTCGCTTCCCTCTGGCGGAAAGGTGAATCCCGAGCCATCATCATTTCGGCAACGGGTACGGGCAAAACGATTCTCGCTGCATTAGCGGCACGAGCCGTGAAGCCCGAACGAATGCTTTTCGTCGTTCACCGCGAACAGATTCTCAACAAGGCCATTGAGGAGTTTAAACGCGTCTTCGAAAAAGACGATGAGGCATTCGGCAAATACGTAGGCCTGGACCGAGATCTCGAAGCTCCATTTGTATTTTCAACTGTCCAGACATTGTCCCGCGACGAGAATATGAGGGTATTCTCCCCTGACCACTTTGACGTTGTAATCATCGATGAGTCTCACCGCGCTGACGCAGTGACTTACCGGAAAATCCTGGAATATCTCACCCCGAAGCATCTCATCGGTCTTACCGCCACTCCAGAACGCACTGACGGCTTTAACATCTTTGAGCTGTTCGACCACAACATTGCATACGAGATTCGTCTGCAAGAGGCCCTCGAGAACAAGATGCTGGTGCCGTTTAGCTACTACGGTATCCATGAAGGATCGGACACCGCTGGACGTCCGATTGGTGATCGAACTGGCGAAAATGCGAGGCTAGAAAGTGGTCGCATCGATCAGGTCGTAACCGCACTGCGCAAATATGGACACGTCCGTGATGCACGAGGCCTTATTTTCTGCAGTTCTAAGAAAGAGGCTCACTGGTTAGCCACCGGGCTGAGTGGCCAAATTGTCTACGACGAACAGAACTCAGCCCCTCTTCGAGTCGCCACTCTCACAGGTGATGATCCAATGGAAGTTCGTGAAGCGACAGTTGCGAAGCTGGAGGCTGGGGAACTTGACTACATCAGCACTGTCGATATCTTCAACGAAGGCATTGACATTCCCTGCATTAATCAAGTCGTCATGATGCGCGAGACTCAATCCAGCATCGTCTTCACTCAGCAGTTGGGCCGCGGTCTTCGAAAATTCGCGGGCAAAGACCACCTCCGAGTGCTCGACTTCATCGGTAACTACGCAAGCAACTTCCATATCCCGATTGCGCTGTTTGGAAAAAGTTCGGGGAATAAGGACGAAGTTGCTCAGAGGACTCGCAAGGCAGCTAAGGGTTCCCCGGTAGCCGGCGCATCGTCAGTGTCTTTCGATGAAATTGCTCAAGAACGAATCTTCGAATCTTTAGCGAAAGCCAAGATCGATAGCATTGCGCGCCTAAAAGAAGATTACACAAATCTTCGATTCCGCCTGGGTCAACAGCCGTGGCGGGTCGACTTCGCTCGCTTCGACACGCTCGACCCTGTTGCGTTCAGCCTTTCGCAGGGTAAAAGTAGTTCCAACCGCAAGGGATATTGGAACTTCCTCAAGAAAACCATCAAGGTAGAGCAATCACTGACGGAGTTTCAAGGGAACGTGCTTCAATTCTTGGACCAAGAGCTCCTCAATGGCAAGCGTATCCACGAAAATGTCGTGTTCGAATACCTGCTGCAACACGGTAGCGTTTCCTACGTTCAAATGCGCAATTTGTTTGAATCAGAAGGACTTGGATATTTCAAAACCACGCCACGGACGGTCGAGCGGATATTGACCCTCGAGTTCTTCGTACAAACAGAACGCAACAGCGTGGGTAACATTTCCCTGGTCTCAACTTCGGGCGAGGATGACAACCGGACTCTAAAAATTGTCCCGGAGCTGCAGCGTGCTTACAACGAAGATGGATACTTTCGGAAGCACATCGACGACATCAACGAAACGGCTCGGTTCCTCAATCTGCACCGCTACAACAAAGCAGATGGCCCCCTCATCGGGCGCCGCTATTCACGTAAAGATGTATGCCGTCTTCTGAACTGGGCAAATAATGAGTATTCCACCATGTACGGTTATTCGAAGGATGAAGATACTAATACATGCCCGATCTTTGTCACATACCAGAAAACCGCTACGATTTCGGCCTCCACACAATACGAAGACGAGTTCCTCAATAACAAGACGATGAATTGGTTCAGCAAGAATCGGCGCTCGCTGGCCCGTTCAGCCCTCGAACAAGAGATTGCCTCCGGTTCTCTGCACTTAGAACTTTTCGTCAAGAACGATGATTTCGAGGGAACAGGATTCTTCTATGTAGGGCCCGTTAAACCACGCGATGCTGTGGACACCACCATTCGAGGCGATAAGGGCGAGGAAGTTTCAATCGTGAATATGAAGCTAGATCTTGCTCAGCCAATGGGTAATGATCTGCTCATGTTCTTTGAAACCGCGGCCATGAGGAGAGAACCAAAGGCATCGACGCTTTCTGAAGAGAGCCCTTCGGTGTAG
- a CDS encoding (deoxy)nucleoside triphosphate pyrophosphohydrolase, with amino-acid sequence MSKRIEVVGAVFVQDGKILACKRGETMSLPGYWEFPGGKIEEGESPEQALRRELDEELNCRATVGDHLDTTAHEYDFGTVVLSTYICELGETDPILAEHEEMRWLTPSELRSVEWAPADLPAVALLESGLL; translated from the coding sequence TTGTCCAAGCGAATTGAGGTCGTGGGCGCAGTATTTGTACAAGACGGAAAGATTCTCGCCTGCAAACGAGGCGAAACGATGTCGCTACCTGGTTATTGGGAATTTCCCGGAGGCAAGATCGAAGAAGGCGAATCTCCAGAACAGGCGCTGCGACGCGAGCTCGATGAAGAACTTAACTGCAGAGCCACGGTTGGAGATCACCTGGATACCACCGCGCATGAATACGACTTTGGAACCGTGGTGCTTTCCACCTACATCTGTGAATTGGGCGAAACCGACCCAATCCTGGCGGAACACGAAGAAATGCGCTGGCTTACCCCATCCGAACTCCGATCCGTGGAATGGGCACCAGCGGACCTGCCAGCGGTAGCACTCTTGGAATCGGGACTACTTTGA